The genome window GAGGTGCCCACACAGGGCGAAGTTACCGTGGACGGTATCTGTGTGAGCCGACTGAGGCCCCGCGACATCCCATTTTTCCGTCGCCGCTTAGGGGTAGTGTTTCAGGATTTTGGGCTTTTGCCCGATCGCACGGTGTATGAAAATGTGGCCTTTGCGCTACGGGTTATTGGGGCCGGGCGCAGCCAGATTCGGCAGCGTGTGCCCGCGGTATTGGAGATGGTGGGTTTGGCAAGTCGCCCCGACGCCTTCCCGCACCAGCTTTCGGGCGGTGAGCAGCAGCGGGTGGCCATTGCCCGCGCTTTGGTCAACGAGCCACATCTTCTGCTTGCCGACGAACCAACCGGCAATCTAGACCCGGAGACCTCGGCGGGCATCGTTGACCTGCTGGCCTATATCAACGCGCAAAAGGGGACGACGGTGGTGGTTGCCACGCACGATGTGGCGATCGTGAACCGATTGCAGCGACGCGTGCTCGAGTTTTCCGATGGAAGATTGGTACGTGACGATTCGCAGGGCGCCTATGCAACCGTCGTGATGAGGGAAGACAATGAAGCTCGATAGTCTCTTTTTCCTCGTACAAGAAGCGTGGCTGAACATCCGTCGGCATGGCCTAATGTCGTTGGCAGCTTTGGGTACCGTGACGGTTGCCCTCACCGTGCTTGGAGGGTGTTTGTGGTTGGGGTTTCGCATCAACGAGTACATTGCGGCGCAGCCCCAAAAATTCAACGAGATCGATCTGTTTTTGCGCGTGAACGTGCCTAGGGATAAAGTCATCGCCCTAAAGCACCAGATCGAGACGCTCCCGGCTGTAGCCGCGGTGCATCTGGTAACGAAAGAGGAGGCATGGGCGATGCTGGAGCACGAAGAGCCAAAACTAACCCAAGCCATGCCTATGAACCCCTTGATGGATAAGCTAACCGTTCAGGCGCGCGATAGCGCCGATGTTGGAAAGTTAGCGGCTTTCTTCCGCAATAAGAAGCATTTTCCGCAACTACAACAGGTAAACGATGCCAACACCGAAGTTCAGATGCTAAGAGCCTTCGCTCGAATGGTGCGTGTTTTAGGAGGCACGGCTGCGATCGCGCTTTTTGTTGCGACCCTATTTAGCGTTCAGAACGTCATTCGACTCACGGTTTTTGCGCGCCGACGCGAGATTCGCATCATGCAGCTGGTGGGTGCAACCGCCTCCTTTATTCGTTTTCCTCTCCTGCTAGAGGGAGCTTTTCATGGCATTTTAGGGGGAGCCATCGCCTCTGGCTTGCTCCTTTTTGCCGCCCGTCAGGTGAGCCGTTTTGTAAGTAGCCTCCATTCGCCGCTCGTGGGAGATATTCCATCGCGGATAACGCCCTTTGAAGTGATAGCTGGGCTTATCTGCGTGGGGGCATTTATCGGTATCACCGGCAGCCAGCTTGCGATCCATCGGTTTTTGAGGCAGACATGAGACATACTTCCTCTATCCTTATCATCCTCTGTATGCTCCAATGCTTGCTTTCTGGACGCAGCTGCATTGGCTCTCCTCTACATCCTCCCTCGAACCACACGAGGCCATCGAGGCAAT of Chthonomonas calidirosea T49 contains these proteins:
- the ftsE gene encoding cell division ATP-binding protein FtsE, coding for MIELRNVSVIYPEGVPALSHINFCVKRGEFVFVVGPSGAGKSTLLKLLYRAEVPTQGEVTVDGICVSRLRPRDIPFFRRRLGVVFQDFGLLPDRTVYENVAFALRVIGAGRSQIRQRVPAVLEMVGLASRPDAFPHQLSGGEQQRVAIARALVNEPHLLLADEPTGNLDPETSAGIVDLLAYINAQKGTTVVVATHDVAIVNRLQRRVLEFSDGRLVRDDSQGAYATVVMREDNEAR
- a CDS encoding permease-like cell division protein FtsX; its protein translation is MKLDSLFFLVQEAWLNIRRHGLMSLAALGTVTVALTVLGGCLWLGFRINEYIAAQPQKFNEIDLFLRVNVPRDKVIALKHQIETLPAVAAVHLVTKEEAWAMLEHEEPKLTQAMPMNPLMDKLTVQARDSADVGKLAAFFRNKKHFPQLQQVNDANTEVQMLRAFARMVRVLGGTAAIALFVATLFSVQNVIRLTVFARRREIRIMQLVGATASFIRFPLLLEGAFHGILGGAIASGLLLFAARQVSRFVSSLHSPLVGDIPSRITPFEVIAGLICVGAFIGITGSQLAIHRFLRQT